The genome window GGCGAGCACTTAGCTCAAATATCGAGCAGCGACTTCATAGATTTACTAAGTAAGTCAGGAGGGGGAGCCGCGTTATGGAGCGGTTGGTGGATAGATGTAAAGCATCCCTGGGATCTCCTGGCCGTTATTCGAAACGAGCTCAGCTCATTAAGCCAAAGCAGGATTAGCGCGAGGGCCTCCATATCAAGCAAAGCATCAATAGAGGGAGTAGTAATAATAGATGATGAAGCCACAATAGATCACAACGCCACAATAAGGGGACCCGCCTATATCGGTAGGAAGGCATATATTGGAACAAACGCATTAGTGCGTAACTATGCATCAATCGAGGAAGGCAGCATAATCGGGGCCGGCGTTGAGATAACCGAGTCATTAATACAGCCATACTCAACAATTGGACGAGGATCCTTCATTGGATCATCAATAATTGGGGAACACAGCGTAATGGAGCCAGGCGTAGTAACGCTAACTATGCACCATGAAGAGGCGGGAAATATTGGGAGACGGAAGTTAGGCATGATAATTGGGAACAATGTACGCATCGGCGCCAATTCAGTTATATCCCCTGGATCCATAGTGAAGCCCAACACTATAATTCCGCCGCTCTCGCGAGTATGATAAAACGAACAACAAGCCTTGCCCTTTAGGGCGGGGAGGAGGTCATTAGGGCTTTTTGCCTATTATTATAAAGCCAGTGTGCCCCAGCATCCACATTTGAGGTCTAGTCTCCCCAGGAACGGTCTTCCAAGGCCTCAATATGGATTCAAATAATTGAATCCTTATTAATCCCAACTCAACCATTTTGCTGATTGTCTTCTCAACTTGCCCTATCGTGGGAACATATGCCGCCACATTGGAGCCATGCTTTAGTGAATTCACTACGGTATTTAATAAAGACCATGGTTCAGCCACATCTAGGATTGCTGCATCGTAAAGCTCACTTAATTTAGCGTCGGCTAGGTCTTGATTCCGTATCTCCACATATTGATGCACCCCCATTTCCCTTAATGTTTTCTCAGCGATCCTTATATAATTCGCATTCCTCTCATACGTAATTACTCTGCCGGTCGGCATTACATGCATTGCAAGCATGCTGGTCAGGTAAGCGCTTCCCATACCTGCCTCCAAGACTGTGGATCCGGGAATTATATTGCAGTACATTATTATTATGGCCGCATCCTTGGGATATATGGGCTGAGTCGCTCGGCGCTGCTTCATCAATATGTCAACTATATCCGGTCGGCTCAGAGTAAAGACGTAGCCCAGATTAGTGGAGACCTTATCGCCATAATGCGCCCCAACCACTTGATCGCCTTTAATGCGGCCCCTTATTGTATTGAAGATGGAGTCTCGACGCGCCTTAACCACGTAATTAATGGTATCACTAAAAAACAAAAGAACATAACTCCCCTCCATTATGATGTCTCCCTGTTCCTCGCTCATTAAAGACCTCTCTCCCCGCATGCAATTTATCTATTAACCCTGAAAATCCGAAGGCCTTCAAGTGAATTGATCCCATTCCCATAAGGAGACTCCCTGATGTCTATAACGTATTAAGGAAGTATTTGCCTTTATCTATTTTGAGCGAAGATCTTTCAAGTTGAGGTAGTTAGGTGGGGATAGTTCTTTTCCTATTTATTCTTAATGAGATATCGCTCACCAATGAATCGATTGATATCCTTACCTGTGCCGTGGTATCCCTATCCCTTAATGTGACCGTGCCATCCTTGGGCGTTTGGTCATCTATGGTTATTGCGAATGGAACTCCCTCCTCATCATACTTAACGTATCTTGAGCCTATTGTGTCGCCATCATCATAGACCGCCTCTATCCCATTTGATACAAGCATGGACCAGATTCTCTTACCTATTGCTGGATATGGATCCTTCTTAATTAATGGAAGCACGGCGACCTTTATTGGAGCTATATCAGGGGGTAACTTAAGCAGTGGCTTACCGTTCCTCTCCATATAGGCGTTCTCTAGCGTGACGTACAATAACCTATCTATTCCAAACGATGGCTCTATCACGTGAGGCATGAATCGCTCCCTAAATATCTTCCTTTCCTGCTCGCTTATATACACTAATTCCCTCGTTATCTCGAATTCCCCGAAAATGGACTTGCCGATTGTCTCTATGTCATTTAATACCTTTTCCGCATTATCATGGATGTACTTAATTATCCTTCCCGCATCGCTCCCAAACCTCTCCTTTATCTTGACTGGATTCGGGGATAATTTCACGATCTTCTCGATGCGCGGCGTCTCTAGATCTCTATACGCGCTCAGGTCTTGGCCGCTATACTTGGCGTGCCTAGATAAATCATAATCAGTCCTATACGCGTGGCCGCTGACTTCTAGCCAACCGAATCGATCTGTTAAAACCACTTGATCGAAAACAGCCTTAGCGTAATGAGCCCGTTCTTCCGGTAATTTAGCTATGAATAATTGCTTATCAAGGGGAACCCCTAGCTCATTTAGAAATACGGTGGCTAACCCCATATAGAACCCCATCCACTCATTAACTATGTACCCCTTCTCAACAGCCTCCTTTATGCCTACCTCATGTGGAGTGTCGAGGCCCTTCGCCACATCGGTCTCCGGCAATATGCGTA of Thermocladium sp. ECH_B contains these proteins:
- a CDS encoding glycine--tRNA ligase, with the protein product MSDKLNDLLARRGFYWQSFDAYKGMVEAGGFYDYGPLGVGLKRNIMNKWYKTFIVPYMDFTIEVETPIIMPKIVFEASGHLENFTDFLVTCNKCGRKYRADHLVEDELRKKGVKIKTEGLDEHHLDELISQYEIRCPNCGGDLGNVQRFNLLFQTVIGPYSNNLGFIRPETAQGMFIDFAKLYELSNRRLPLAVAQMGKVGRNEISPRQGLVRLREFSQMEIELFFDPQSPSCPHLDDVRDVKIRILPETDVAKGLDTPHEVGIKEAVEKGYIVNEWMGFYMGLATVFLNELGVPLDKQLFIAKLPEERAHYAKAVFDQVVLTDRFGWLEVSGHAYRTDYDLSRHAKYSGQDLSAYRDLETPRIEKIVKLSPNPVKIKERFGSDAGRIIKYIHDNAEKVLNDIETIGKSIFGEFEITRELVYISEQERKIFRERFMPHVIEPSFGIDRLLYVTLENAYMERNGKPLLKLPPDIAPIKVAVLPLIKKDPYPAIGKRIWSMLVSNGIEAVYDDGDTIGSRYVKYDEEGVPFAITIDDQTPKDGTVTLRDRDTTAQVRISIDSLVSDISLRINRKRTIPT